The following DNA comes from Curtobacterium sp. 9128.
GCCAGCCGGCGGGCACCGGTCCCGGTCCGCCGAGGTGACCCACTCGACCTCGTCCACTTCTGCGGAGGCGACCGGCGTGGCGGAGTCCAGCGGGCCTCCTGGCCGGACCAGGAAGAGGGTCATCGCGACCATCGTCCCCGGAGCTTGCCCGTGCGCCGGCTCGGTGACGACGGCGAACTCGTCGACGTCGGCGGCGGTGAGCTGGAGACCGGTCTCCTCGAACGCCTCCCGCACCACGGCCTCGACGTCGGTCTCGTGTGCCTCGGCCTTGCCGCCAGGCAGGTAGAGCACGTCGCGCTGTCGCGCTCGCACCATGAGCACGCGCCGGTCACGGACCAGCAGCAGCGCGCTGACACGCAGCGTGGGAGCGTCGGCCGGGAGGCTCAGCTCGCGTCCGCCTCGTCGTTGCGCACCGGGGCGGTCCGGTCCGCCAGCGGCACGACGGGGGTGGGGACGTCCAGTTCCGCCTCGGGTTCCGGGCGCACACCGTAGAGGGCCTCGAGCGCGCCGACGAACTCCTCGCCGCGCCCTGCGCGACCCAGCTCGCGTGCGCGGACCGACGGACGGTGCAGCAGGACGCCGACGAGGTGCCGGAGCGCCCGCTCGGTGTGCTCCGCCGACTCCGGCGTGCTGTCCCCGCGTCGGTTGGCGCGGTCGATCTCGTCGTCGAGGATGTCGAAGACGTGCTTCCGGAACGCCACGAGCGCCGGGGTCGTCGACTGCTCGAGCGCCTGCGCACGGAAGCGGGACACGGCGTCGTCGACCATCGCCCTGGCTTCCGACTCGGCATTCAGCTCGGAGATGGGCGCGTGGATGCTGATGGTCTCGAGGTCGAGCAGCTCGACGCCGTCGACGTGCGTGGCGTCTGGGTCGACGTTGCGGGGGAGCCCGAGGTCGATGACGATGCGCCGCACCCCGTCGTCGAGGTCGGCCGGCTCGATCACCGGGACCTCGCTCGAGGTGCAGGTGATGACGACGTCGCTCGTGGCGATCGCCCGGCGCAGGTCGTGGGCGGCGACGAGGTCGTGCTTCGCGGCGAACCACGGGGCGCGGCCGGACGGCGAGTACACCTGGATGCGCTCGGCTCCGCGGTCGCGCAGTGCGGCGATCGTCGTGGCCGCGTAGCTGCCCGTCCCGACGAGGAGCACGTTCGTCTGCGCCCAGTCGGTCACGCGGGACGACGCGAGTTCGAGGCCGAGGCGCACGAGCGAGCGACCGGCCGCCCCGATGCGGGTGCGGGTCTTGACGCCGCGGGAGGTGTGCGCGGCTTCCTGGAAGAGCCGCTCGAGGTCGGAGGTGGTGGTGCCGTTGGCGCGCGCGTCCTCGAGCGAGCGGCGGACCTGTCCTGAGATCTCGGTCTCGCCGATGACCACGGACTCCAGGCCGCTGGAGACGGCGAAGAGGTGCTGGACGACGTCCTTGCCGCCGAGCACGGAGACGGAGTCGAGGACGTCGGTGCCGGCCAGTCCGCTGGCGCTGGCGACGGCCTCAACCGTGGCGGACACGGCGGAGTCGCTGTCGCCGGCGATGTCGAGGTAGGCCTCGAAGCGGTTGCAGGTCGCGAGGACCACGGCACCGTCGAGGACGTCCGACTCGGTGACCAGTCGGGAGGCGGCCGCGGGGGCGCCGATGCTCAGTCGCTCCAGGAGGTCGAAGCTGGCGTTGCGATGCGACGCCGTGAGACAGATGAGCACGTACTCCATGGTACCGCGCTCGATGGGAGAATCGTGCGGTGACCGACGCATCCACAGCCGTACTGCCCGCAACGCACCCGCTCGCCGACGGTCGCACCGCCCGATCCCCGCTGGTCAGGGCGCTTCGCGGGGACCGCCCCGAGACGCTGCCGGTGTGGTTCATGCGCCAGGCCGGACGGTCGCTCCCCGAGTACCGCGAGCTCCGCGTCGGCACCGCGATGCTCGACGCGTGCCTCGACCCGGCGATGGCGTCCGAGATCACGCTGCAGCCCGTCCGCCGGCACGGGGTGGACGCCGGCATCTTCTTCAGCGACATCGTCGTCCCGATCAAGCTCGCGGGTGTGGACGTCGAGATCGTCCCCGGTCGCGGCCCGGTCCTCGGTTCCCCGATCCGCACGGCTGCTGACGTCGACGCGCTCGAGTCGCTCGACCCGGCCGCGCTCGCACCGATCGCCGAGGCCGTCCAGCGCACCGTCGCCGAACTCGGGAGCACCCCGCTCATCGGGTTCGCCGGTGCCCCGTTCACCCTCGCTGCCTACCTGGTCGAGGGCGGCCCGTCGAAGGACCACATCCGCGCCCGCACGCTCATGCACGCCGAGCCGGAGACGTGGTCGCGCCTGCTCGCGTGGGCGGCCGAGGTGTCGGGGACGTTCCTCCGCGCCCAGGTGCTCGCCGGGGCATCGGCCGCACAGCTCTTCGACTCGTGGGTCGGGTCGCTCTCCCGCGCCGACTACCTCGAGCACGTCGCACCGCACTCCGCCGCGGCGCTCGCGCACGTGGCCGACCTCGGCGTCCCGCGCATCCACTTCGGCGTCGGCAGCGGTGAGGTCCTGCGGGACATGACGACCCTCGGCACCGACGCGGTCCAGGTGGACGCGGTCGGCGTCGACTGGCGGCTCCCGTTGGACGAGGCCGTCGCCCGCGTCGGCACCGGCGTCACCGTGCAGGGCAACGTCGACCCGGCGATGCTCTCCGCGCCGTGGGAGGTGCTCGAGGCGCACGTGCGCGACGTTGTCCGTCGCGGTGGCGCTGCACGCGCGCACGTCGTGAACCTCGGGCACGGTGTCCCGCCGGAGACCGACCCGACCGTGCTGACCCGCCTGGTCGAGCTCGTGCACGCGCTCGGGGACGGAACCGACGTCGCCGGGAGCCCCGCGTGACGGAGGCGATCGTCGTCGGCGGCGGGGTCGCCGGGCTCGTCGCCGCTCGTGACCTCGCCAAGGCCGGGGTGCACGTGGTGCTCGTCGAGGCCTCCGGCACGCTCGGCGGCATGGTCCGCCGGCACACCGTCGCCGGCATCGACCTCGACATGGCGGCGGACTCGTTCGCGACGAGGACCGACGCCGTGTCGACGCTCGCGATCGAACTCGGCCTCGGCAACGACGTCGTCGCGCCCGACCCCCGGGGTGCGTGGCTCATGACGCGCTCCGGCAGGGTCGCCCCGATCCCCGCGACCGGGCTCCTCGGCATCCCCGGCAGCCCCATGGCCGCCGACGTGCTCGCCGTCGTCGGCCAGGGCGCCGCCTTCCGGGCCCAACTCGACTCCCTCATCCCGTCACCCGTCGGCGCGAAGGCCCGGTCGCTCGGCGAGCTCGTCCGGAAGCGGATGGGCGCGAGGGTCCTCGACGACCTCGTCGTCCCGATCGTCGCCGGTGTCCACTCCACGCACCCGGACGACCTCGACCCCGACCGTGTCGCACCGGGACTCCGTGCCGCCCTGCAGCGCGAGGGCTCCCTCGCCCGCGCCGTGCTCGCGCTCCGCGAACGTGCGACGGCCGGCTCCGCGGTGCAGGGCATCCGGGGCGGGATCGTCCGGATCGTCGACGAGCTCGTCCGTGACATGGAGACGTACCGGGTGGACGTCCGGCTGCACACCCGTGCGACTGCGATCGAGCGCGCCGCGGTCGAGGTGCGGGGAGCGGACGGCACCACCGAGCGACTCGTCGCCGACCACGTCCTGTCGGCGGTGCCCGACCCGCACCGACCGGCGGCACCGAACCGCACCGGCATCGAGCTCGTCACCGTGGTGGTCGACCAGCCCGCCCTCGACGCCGCGCCGCGCGGCACCGGGATGCTCGTGCACCCGGATGCCACCGGTGTGCGGGCAAAGGCGCTCACGCACGCCACCGCGAAGTGGCCGTGGCTGGCCGATGCGGCCGACGGGCGCCACGTCCTGCGACTCAGCTATGCGACGTCCGCAGCCGACCCGGCGGACGTGGGTACGAGCCTCCCGATCGACCCGCGGAGCGAGACCGGCGTGCGGGCGACGACGGACGCGACCACCCTGCTCGGGACGCCGATCGCCCCGGAGGACGTCCTCGGAGCAGCCCGCGTCCTCTGGAACGGTCCGGACGGCGGCGCCTCCGGCCTCGCCGACGGCGTCGTCGGGATCGGGGAGGGGTCCCGCGGTCGGGGGCTCGCCGGGATCGTCGACGGAACCAGGTCCGCCGTGCGGGGTCTGCTCGGTTCCTGAGCGGACCGCCGACCTCCCGAGGGCTACTGTTGGTGGAACGCCGACACATTCCGTTCGGCGCATGACCACCGCACACTGACTCAAACGGAGGAACCATGCGAGGCAGGCTCCTGTTCGTCGCCGGCGCAGCACTCGGGTACGTCCTGGGATCGCGAGCCGGACGGGCGCGGTACGAGCAGATCAAGACCGTCACCGGCAAGATCTGGAACAGCAACGGCGTCCAGCAGGGCGTCCACACCGTCGAGGAGTTCGTCGCGGACAAGACGCCCGACGTGGCCGAGTTCGTCGGTGAGCAGACCAAGAAGGTCGTCCGCAAGGTCGGCCAGAAGAAGGACGCCCAGGCCTCATGACCGACACCCGTGACCGGAAACCGCGATCGCTGTTCGGTCTCGTCGGGGACGTCCCACAGCTCGTCAAGAACCTCGTCAAGGGTGAGATCGCGCTCCTCAAGGCCGAGCTGGTCGGCAAGGCGAAGGTCTTCGCGATCGCCGCGGGGCTGCTCATCGCGGCGCTCGTCATCGTGCTGTACGCGATCGGCGTGCTGCTGACGGCCGCCGTGATGGGCCTCGCGACGGTCATGCCCGCGTGGCTGGCTGCGCTGGTCGTCGCCTTCGTGATGCTGGTCGTCGCCGCGATCCTCGGGTTCGTCGGCTGGAAGCGTTTCAAGAAGGGGCTGCCGATCACGCCGAAGCGCACGATCGACAGCGTGAAGAACGACATCAACGCGGTGAAGGGCATGGGCAAGAAGCCCACACCAGAGACCCAGCACGCGTCCCGCAAGCCGGACGTCGGCGGCCGGTTCTGACGCCCGTACCATCCCCGGAGGAACCCGTGACCGACCAGCACCCCCACGACCAGCTCGCCGACGACGTCGCCGCGACCCGTGCCCAGCTCTTCGACACCCTCGACGCGATCGAAGACAAGCTCAACGTGCCGAAGCAGATCGGCATCGCTGCGTCGAAGGTGAAGCGCGGCGCGCAGGAGAACCCGGTGCCGTACCTGGCCGGGCTCGCAGCGGGCGTGGCAGTGGTCGGGGGTATCGTCGTATCGGTGCTCCGACGGCGGTAGCGCTCGCCGCCGGACGGGGAGCGGCGTTCCCCCTTGCAACCGATAGGACAATGGACGCATGAGTTCCACCGTGCCCACGCACGAGCCGTCTGCTGACTCCGGGATCGACCCGAACCTCCTCACGGCGTACGCGCTGTGGGCCGTGTTCCGCCGGCCCCTCGGCCCGATCCACACCGTCGGTGACGACGCCGTGGCCGAGCTCGACGCCGTCGTGACCGCCGCCGCCGACCGTGGCGTGACCATCCGCGGGTTCTACGACGTCTCCGGCTTCCGTGCCGACGCGGACGTCATGATCTGGCTGCACGGCGACGACGCGCAGGCGATCCAGGCCGTGCTGCGCGAGATCCGCCGGACCGGGTTGTTCCAGGACGCCGAACCGGTGTGGCACGCGATGGCGATGCACCGCGAGGCCGAGTTCAACAAGCGGCACACCCCCGCGTTCCTCCGCGGCAAGGACCCGGAAGCGTGGATCACGGTGTACCCGTTCGTCCGCTCCTACGAGTGGTACCTCCTGCCCGAGGAAGAGCGCAGCACGATGCTCCGCGACCACGGGATCGCCGGCGCGAAGTACCGCCGCGTGCTGACGAACACCATCGCCACCTTCGCCCTGAGCGACTACGAGTGGATCCTGCCGCTCGAGAGCCCCGACCTGGTGGACCTCGTCGACCTGATGCGCGACCTGCGCTACACCGAGGCGCGCATGCACGTGCGCGAAGAGGTCCCCTTCTTCACCGGTCGTCGGGTGACGACCGCCGAGCTGCCGGAGGTCCTGTCATGACCGACACGTCCAAGATCACGAACGGCCAGCTGGTGATCGCCGCGACCCCCGCTGCTGCGGACGGCCCCGAGCACGTCGAGACCCCGGTGGCGTACGACGCCATCCTGCTCGCCGGGTTCGGCGGACCAGAGGGCCAGGACGACGTCATCCCGTTCCTCCGCAACGTCACGCGTGGCCGTGGCATCCCGGACGAGCGACTCGAAGAGGTCGCGCACCACTACCGCCACTTCGGCGGGGTCAGCCCGATCAACGCCCAGAACCGTGCGCTGAAGGCCGCGCTCGAGGCAGAGCTCGCCGCGCGCGGGATCGACATGCCGGTCCTCTGGGGCAACCGCAACTGGGAGCCCTACCTCGAGGACGCCTTCACCGAGGCGGCCGAGAAGGGTCACACCAAGCTCATCGCCATCGCCACGAGCGCCTACTCGTCGTTCTCGAGCTGCCGGCAGTACCGCGAGGACTACGCCCGCGTGCTCGACGCCACCGGCCTGATCGACACGATCCAGGTCGACAAGGTCCGGCAGTTCTTCGACCACCCGGGCTTCGTCCGTCCGTTCGTCGATGGTGTGCGGGACGGCATCGCACAGGCGATCGCCGAGAACGACGGACTCGACGTCGCGAACGAGCTGCAGATCCTGTTCTCGACGCACTCGATCCCGTCGACCGACGCCGCCAAGTCCGGTCCGGACTTCCGTGGCTTCGGCGACGGCGGTGCGTACGCCGCCCAGCACGAGGCCGTCGCCCAGGTCGTCCTCGACCAGGCGTGGGCGGAGCTCCTCGAGCAGCCGGAGCACGCGCACCTGCAGGGCACGACGAAGCCGGCGTGGAAGCTCGTCTACCAGTCGCGCTCCGGCCCGCCGACGCAGCCGTGGCTCGAGCCCGACATCAACGACTACATGAACGAGGAGCTCAAGGGCGGCCCGACCCGCGCGGTGCTCATCGTGCCGCTCGGCTTCGTGAGCGACCACATGGAGGTCATGTGGGACCTCGACGAAGAGGCGACCGAGACCGCCGAGGAGCTCGGCTTCTGGTCGATCCGCACGCAGACGCCCGGCGTCGACCCGGCGTACGTCGCCGGCCTCGTCGACCTGGTGCTCGAGCGCGTCAATGGCACCCCGACCGCGGAGCGTCCGCACATGACGGACATCGGCCCCTGGTACGACGTCTGCCGTCCGGGGTGCTGCGAGAACGAGCGTGCCGGGTTCAAGCCGGCGGCTGCCGGGCTCGCACCGTGACCGACGAGCAGCCGGCCGCCGGTGGCCCGACGCCGATCCGGCTCGGGACCCGCGCCAGCCGGCTCGCGGTCGCGCAGTCGCAGGACATCGCCGACCGTCTGTCGAAGGCGGCCGGTCGTCCGGTCGAACTCGTCACGGTGACGAGCGAGGGCGACACGAACCGTGCGTCGCTGGCATCGCTCGGCGGCACCGGCGTCTTCGCCAGCGCCCTGCGCGAGGCCCTCGTCGCGAACGAGGTCGACGTCCTCGTGCACTCGCTCAAGGACCTGCCGACGGCGCCGTACCCGGGGCTGACGATCGGCGCGGTGCCGAAGCGTGCCGACGCCCGTGACGTCCTGGTGGCCCGGAACACCGCCACGCTCGACTCCCTGCCGGAGGGCGCGAAGGTCGGCACGGGGTCGCCCCGCCGCGTCGCCCAGCTCAAGGCGAAGCGCCCAGACCTCGAGGTCGTGGACATCCGCGGCAACATCGACACCCGCATGGGCCGCGTGGAGGACGACCTCGACGCCGTGGTGCTCGCCGCCGCCGGCCTCGGCCGCATCGAGCGACTGAACGAGGCGACCGAGCTCCTCGACCTCGGTTTCTGGCCGAGTGCTCCCGGGCAGGGCGCGCTCGCGGTCGAGATCCGTTCGGACGAAGTCGACCGGAACCTCTTGGCTGCGCTCCGGAAGATCGAGCACGCGGCGACGCGACTGACCGTGTCGGCCGAGCGTCGGGTCCTCGAGAAGCTCGAGGCGGGCTGCTCCGCACCGATCGGCGCCACGGCCATCGTCGACGCCGAGATGCTGCTCGTCTCGGCCACGGTCTACCGACCGGACGGATCCGAGTACCGCACCGCGTCGCACGCCGCCGTCCTCGACGGCTCGGCGCAGGAGCGTCTCGCCGACGCGCTCGAGGTCGGTGACCGCGTCGCGGCCGAGCTCCTCGAGAACGGTGCCGCCGACCTGGCGGACATCGCGACGTCGTCGGAGTAGCCACGGACACCCGGGCGTCCGTCGTCGTCATCCCGCGGGGTGGCGGCTGGGGCGACCGTGTCGCCGCGGCCGCGCGCGAGCGCGGGCTGGACCCACGGATCGTCCCGTTGATCTCGTCTGCGCCCCCCGTGGATCCGGTCCCGTTGGAGACGGCGGCCTGGAGGCTCGGATCACCCTCCGCCGCCGGTGACGAAACCAGCGTGGCTGGGTACGAATGGATCGTGGTGACCAGTGCGACGGCGGTGCGCGTCCTCGCCGGACGCGTGGCGGTCCTCCCGTCGGGTGTCCGCGTGGCGGCGGTCGGTGACCGCACCGCCCAGGCCGCCCGCGATGCGGGCTGGGCGGTCCACCTCGTCCCGGAGGACGCGTCGGCGCGCGGGCTCGTCGACGCGTTCCCGGACGTGTCCGGCGCGGTGCTCTTCCCGCGGTCGGACATCGCCGCTCCCACCGTCGTCGACGGCCTGCGCGCCCGCGGCATCGACGTGGACGACGTGGTCGCGTACCGTACCGTGGGGACCGGCGACGAGCCGGTCTCCCTCGACACGGTGCCGGATGCGGTCCTCGTGACGAGCGGCAGCGTCGCCCGCGAGATCGCCCGCCGGATGACCCCGCTCGACCCCCGCACGCTCGTGGCGTGCATCGGCCCCGGAACCGCCGCCGACGCCCGCGCCGCGGGACTGCCCGTGCACGTCGTCGCGCCGGCCCGCTCCGCAGAATCCCTCCTCGACGCCGTCGTCGAGATCCTGAACCAGAACGCCCCCGAACAGGAAGGCACCTCAGTGACCGGCCGCTTCCCCCAGGTCCGCCCCCGCCGACTCCGCGCCACCCCGGCGATGCGTCGTCTGGTGGCCGAGACCCGTCTCCACCCGTCCGAGCTCGTGCTGCCGATGTTCATCCGCGAGGGCGCCACGTCCGCGGTGGACATCTCGAGCATGCCCGGGGTGCAGCAGCACTCGCTCGACTCGTTCCGGCGCGCGCTCGTCGACGCCGCCGACGCCGGGATCGGCGGGGTGAACCTGTTCGGCGTGCCCGTCTCGAAGGACGCGACCGGTTCGGGTGCGACCGACCCCGACGGCATCCTCAACGTGGCGATCCGCATCGCGCGTGAAGAGGTGGGTGACGCGCTCGTCGTGCAGTCCGACCTGTGCCTCGACGAGTTCACCGACCACGGGCACTGCGGTGTCCTGGCCGCGGACGGCAGTGTCGACAACGACGCGACCCTGCTGCGCTACCGCGACATGGCGGTCGCCCAGGCCGAGGCCGGCGCCGAGCTCGTCTGCATGAGCGGCATGATGGACGGCCAGATCGCCGCCGCACGTGACGCGCTCGATGCCGCGGGGTTCACCGGCACCGCACTCCTCGCGTACGCGGCGAAGTACGCGTCGGCGTTCTACGGCCCCTTCCGCGAGGCCGTGTCGTCGTCGCTCGTCGGCGACCGGCGGACCTACCAGATCGATGCCGCGAACGGTCGCCAGGGCCTCCGCGAGGTGGCTCTGGACGTGGACGAGGGCGCCGACATCGTGATGGTGAAGCCCGCGATGAGCTACCTCGACGTCCTCGCGTCGACCGCTGCGACGTCGCCGGTCCCGGTCTGGGCGTACCAGATCTCCGGCGAGTACGCGATGATCACCGCGGCGGCGCAGAACGGCTGGATCGACCGCGACGCCGCCGCGATGGAGTCGCTCGTCGGCATCAAGCGCGCCGGCGCCGACGCGATCCTGACCTACTTCGCGGTCGACATCGCCCGCACGCTCCGCCAGGAAGGCATCTGATGACGACCGCAGCTTCTCCCATGACGAACGGCCAGCTCTTCGGCCGCGCGAAGAACAGCATCCCCGGCGGCGTGAACTCGCCGGTCCGCGCCTACGGTTCCGTCGGCGGCACCCCGCGGTTCCTGGTGTCCGCGAAGGGGCCGTACGTCACCGACGCCGAGGGGCGCGAGTACGTCGACATGGTCGCGTCGTGGGGGCCCGCGATCCTGGGGCACGCGCACCCGGGCACGGTCGAGGCCGTCCAGCAGGCCGCCGCACGCGGGCTGTCGTTCGGTGCGTCGACCCCCGGGGAGACCGAGCTCGCCGAACTCGTGAAGCAGCGGGTGTCGGTCGACGGCGACGGCCCCATCGAGAAGCTCCGACTCGTGTCCACCGGGACCGAGGCCACGATGACGGCGATCCGGCTCGCCCG
Coding sequences within:
- a CDS encoding NUDIX domain-containing protein; the protein is MSLPADAPTLRVSALLLVRDRRVLMVRARQRDVLYLPGGKAEAHETDVEAVVREAFEETGLQLTAADVDEFAVVTEPAHGQAPGTMVAMTLFLVRPGGPLDSATPVASAEVDEVEWVTSADRDRCPPAGIETIRLLTQAGLID
- a CDS encoding glutamyl-tRNA reductase; its protein translation is MLICLTASHRNASFDLLERLSIGAPAAASRLVTESDVLDGAVVLATCNRFEAYLDIAGDSDSAVSATVEAVASASGLAGTDVLDSVSVLGGKDVVQHLFAVSSGLESVVIGETEISGQVRRSLEDARANGTTTSDLERLFQEAAHTSRGVKTRTRIGAAGRSLVRLGLELASSRVTDWAQTNVLLVGTGSYAATTIAALRDRGAERIQVYSPSGRAPWFAAKHDLVAAHDLRRAIATSDVVITCTSSEVPVIEPADLDDGVRRIVIDLGLPRNVDPDATHVDGVELLDLETISIHAPISELNAESEARAMVDDAVSRFRAQALEQSTTPALVAFRKHVFDILDDEIDRANRRGDSTPESAEHTERALRHLVGVLLHRPSVRARELGRAGRGEEFVGALEALYGVRPEPEAELDVPTPVVPLADRTAPVRNDEADAS
- the hemE gene encoding uroporphyrinogen decarboxylase, whose protein sequence is MTDASTAVLPATHPLADGRTARSPLVRALRGDRPETLPVWFMRQAGRSLPEYRELRVGTAMLDACLDPAMASEITLQPVRRHGVDAGIFFSDIVVPIKLAGVDVEIVPGRGPVLGSPIRTAADVDALESLDPAALAPIAEAVQRTVAELGSTPLIGFAGAPFTLAAYLVEGGPSKDHIRARTLMHAEPETWSRLLAWAAEVSGTFLRAQVLAGASAAQLFDSWVGSLSRADYLEHVAPHSAAALAHVADLGVPRIHFGVGSGEVLRDMTTLGTDAVQVDAVGVDWRLPLDEAVARVGTGVTVQGNVDPAMLSAPWEVLEAHVRDVVRRGGAARAHVVNLGHGVPPETDPTVLTRLVELVHALGDGTDVAGSPA
- a CDS encoding FAD-dependent oxidoreductase → MTEAIVVGGGVAGLVAARDLAKAGVHVVLVEASGTLGGMVRRHTVAGIDLDMAADSFATRTDAVSTLAIELGLGNDVVAPDPRGAWLMTRSGRVAPIPATGLLGIPGSPMAADVLAVVGQGAAFRAQLDSLIPSPVGAKARSLGELVRKRMGARVLDDLVVPIVAGVHSTHPDDLDPDRVAPGLRAALQREGSLARAVLALRERATAGSAVQGIRGGIVRIVDELVRDMETYRVDVRLHTRATAIERAAVEVRGADGTTERLVADHVLSAVPDPHRPAAPNRTGIELVTVVVDQPALDAAPRGTGMLVHPDATGVRAKALTHATAKWPWLADAADGRHVLRLSYATSAADPADVGTSLPIDPRSETGVRATTDATTLLGTPIAPEDVLGAARVLWNGPDGGASGLADGVVGIGEGSRGRGLAGIVDGTRSAVRGLLGS
- a CDS encoding phage holin family protein; this encodes MTDTRDRKPRSLFGLVGDVPQLVKNLVKGEIALLKAELVGKAKVFAIAAGLLIAALVIVLYAIGVLLTAAVMGLATVMPAWLAALVVAFVMLVVAAILGFVGWKRFKKGLPITPKRTIDSVKNDINAVKGMGKKPTPETQHASRKPDVGGRF
- a CDS encoding DUF3618 domain-containing protein, giving the protein MTDQHPHDQLADDVAATRAQLFDTLDAIEDKLNVPKQIGIAASKVKRGAQENPVPYLAGLAAGVAVVGGIVVSVLRRR
- the hemQ gene encoding hydrogen peroxide-dependent heme synthase — encoded protein: MSSTVPTHEPSADSGIDPNLLTAYALWAVFRRPLGPIHTVGDDAVAELDAVVTAAADRGVTIRGFYDVSGFRADADVMIWLHGDDAQAIQAVLREIRRTGLFQDAEPVWHAMAMHREAEFNKRHTPAFLRGKDPEAWITVYPFVRSYEWYLLPEEERSTMLRDHGIAGAKYRRVLTNTIATFALSDYEWILPLESPDLVDLVDLMRDLRYTEARMHVREEVPFFTGRRVTTAELPEVLS
- a CDS encoding ferrochelatase — its product is MTDTSKITNGQLVIAATPAAADGPEHVETPVAYDAILLAGFGGPEGQDDVIPFLRNVTRGRGIPDERLEEVAHHYRHFGGVSPINAQNRALKAALEAELAARGIDMPVLWGNRNWEPYLEDAFTEAAEKGHTKLIAIATSAYSSFSSCRQYREDYARVLDATGLIDTIQVDKVRQFFDHPGFVRPFVDGVRDGIAQAIAENDGLDVANELQILFSTHSIPSTDAAKSGPDFRGFGDGGAYAAQHEAVAQVVLDQAWAELLEQPEHAHLQGTTKPAWKLVYQSRSGPPTQPWLEPDINDYMNEELKGGPTRAVLIVPLGFVSDHMEVMWDLDEEATETAEELGFWSIRTQTPGVDPAYVAGLVDLVLERVNGTPTAERPHMTDIGPWYDVCRPGCCENERAGFKPAAAGLAP
- the hemC gene encoding hydroxymethylbilane synthase, whose protein sequence is MTDEQPAAGGPTPIRLGTRASRLAVAQSQDIADRLSKAAGRPVELVTVTSEGDTNRASLASLGGTGVFASALREALVANEVDVLVHSLKDLPTAPYPGLTIGAVPKRADARDVLVARNTATLDSLPEGAKVGTGSPRRVAQLKAKRPDLEVVDIRGNIDTRMGRVEDDLDAVVLAAAGLGRIERLNEATELLDLGFWPSAPGQGALAVEIRSDEVDRNLLAALRKIEHAATRLTVSAERRVLEKLEAGCSAPIGATAIVDAEMLLVSATVYRPDGSEYRTASHAAVLDGSAQERLADALEVGDRVAAELLENGAADLADIATSSE
- the hemB gene encoding porphobilinogen synthase produces the protein MTGRFPQVRPRRLRATPAMRRLVAETRLHPSELVLPMFIREGATSAVDISSMPGVQQHSLDSFRRALVDAADAGIGGVNLFGVPVSKDATGSGATDPDGILNVAIRIAREEVGDALVVQSDLCLDEFTDHGHCGVLAADGSVDNDATLLRYRDMAVAQAEAGAELVCMSGMMDGQIAAARDALDAAGFTGTALLAYAAKYASAFYGPFREAVSSSLVGDRRTYQIDAANGRQGLREVALDVDEGADIVMVKPAMSYLDVLASTAATSPVPVWAYQISGEYAMITAAAQNGWIDRDAAAMESLVGIKRAGADAILTYFAVDIARTLRQEGI